tttgattatttctaaggatgttgctaagtttgattataccattgtgagtaattttttacaccaatattgttaactttaaaaacaattgacatttgattataccactgtggatgaccttatttcaacattttctctcttcaaatctgaGTTGTTCAAACACGCAATAAACAACTCAGATGCGCGACGGGCACCACGTgttacccgctcggcactgaaaaattttccgtGTTATAGACATCTGGGAGGTTCTAATTCTgtcattggattttttttagcaaattaATATTCATACTCCCATTTTTGTTAtttacacttctttttttatcttttaataaaaaataggtacttgcactttcaacactaaaaaaaggaagtgtgaataacaaaaaaatgagtgtgaatgtcaatttcaatttttaattgattttcgCCACCCTTTTTTATATTCACtttattttttagcaaaaaaaaaacatatttttaacactaaaaaataaaaaagtgtagatataaaaaaaagggtgttATACTAGTATATAAATTGTCTTATACTATgtaaatttttgttagttttgagctACATTTTGTAgcattatttctttatttttttggacgAGAAAGTCAAAgcagtaaataaatatgaatcaaaatcaaaatatttaagAGAAGACAAGTAATCCAAAGATTTGTTTTGGATTATTTATTGTTCAAGAGAATCAAGAGATCTATCACGGATATCTTTAgaaaattttatgatttttgttACAAATTTTTTACCTTCTCGTTTCCTTCTCATCCAGACGAATGCACAAAATCCGAGAATATTGACAAACAACTAAACAAAAGTACCAATAAAAGACGAAACTGTTAtgaaaaataatccaataaGGTTAGGCCAGGCCAAATTGGCCTTTTACAAAAAAGGTAAAAGGAGAAACACAACACATCTGAACATCACGTACTATATGATACACAACAATGTCGAAGATGGTGATATCCGCAAGTACTTCGACCATAACAAAATCACCTAGGGCAATACAACTTAGGTGCCCGGGTGATCAGGCAAGCGTGTCAGGTCCATTTCAACTTGGCGAATCGTCCATTGCATATTTTCCAATTTCTGTCGAATCGAAATTTTGATGTCAGAGACGGTTAAATGCAAGATCTCACATACAGTGATTTAGATGCAAACTCATATTACCTTTACTATTTCATGGTACTGCCTAGCAATCGCATCAAAGTGGGGATCAACACCTTGATATTCATGTAGGCGGGTAACCTGGTACAATTTCAAAGTAGCGAGTGATACCAAGACGCAGAGCAAGTCATATTAAACGTGATCAGGATGTAGTTATCTATAGGGAAGATATCTACGGCATAGTCTCTTTAGTATGGAGGTTTTTATGAAACACTGAAAGATTATACTTGGATAactcaaaacaaaaagagggAAAGGTGTATGGATCTTCTATTTTACGAACAATAAATAGCAACAACATCTAAAAACTGAAAGAAATGAAGTTTAAAGTGGTGACTGGCTAAGCATCTAATGAAAATACCAAACAGGTCGGTTGATTGTAGGGTAAATTGTTACCGTTGTCTTCAGACCAGGCAAGTAGTGTGATTATCCGCCGATCAAAACAATGTAGTGCGACAAGCTATAGAGGAAAACCTAACACTTGCAGCATCACTGCCCAAAGATGCCAAAGAGAGTAATCTAACCTAAGATAACCCAGAGGTAATAAGCAAACGACTCCATATTTCTCCACTACTTAATGCCTATAGACTAAAAAATCACAAAGCATAAAgcacaaagaaaaaggaagaaaattggAAATATTTTCCATGCTAGAATGCTATGCTCAATAAGAAAAACATACCGCTTTGTTGTATGCAAGTGAAGCTTCCTCTGTAGCCTCAACTAGATATTTCCTGGACAAGTGATAAACCAATCAGAATACCTCTTTGAACCAGTTCTTGACATGGATTTGAAACACAATCATCATCGGTACCTTATTTTGTGGAGAGCCGGAATTGATTCTTGTGTATAAGTCTCAAGCAGAAGAATATGCTCTAGAACCCTAAGTCAATGAAAAGAACGTATCAAAGGCTGTCAAAACTAGCGACACCATTGTTCGTCATGTAAAAATCCTACAACACTTGAACCAACGAAAATATTTGTATAAAGTGTTGACATTAACAAAATAACGATCGAAACATAAATGATCATCATATGCAAGTCCCACAGGAAAGAAAAGGCAAGAAGTGGGCTATTTGAAACCACTGATAGAAGTTTTGAATGATTAAAAACCAATTGTTATTCTGAAAATAGAAGCAACTCCATCTGCTGCAATGTTCTGGCATCAAGCTACTCACTAGAAGAGTCCTTATGGAACTAGCAACAGGTATGAATCTAAGGGAAATAAACATTAACAGGCTAAAGAAGCACCGGAAAAAAACAGTAGTAGGTGACAAACCTCAATTTTGCATTCATGGTCTCACACCTTTTGCACAGCCAATTTTTTTGCAGTTCATCCTATTTAACatcaaacaaataaaatcagTTTTTCAAAGGAAAATATCAGCATTACATAGAAATGGAATATTAATACTCTTACATGCATACAATGTTTTCGATGATCAAGAAATAACAAGCTTACATAATTATGTTGATGTTGCAACTTCAAATCTTTCACCAGCTTGATGAGCACACCGAGTATCTGCTCTAAGACCTTGCAAGAGCAAAGTAGTTTACCAGGCACACATCATCAGATATAGAATGTGCTCCCAATTCATGATGAAATCATACTACAAGTCAAAACTTTCTTTATTCCGATTATAACATGCATCGTAAGGCAAAATACAAACTCATACATACATTGTAATATTCAGCCATTTTCCTGTCTGCAGAATACATATCCTCCCTTAGAGCTGCCTCTTCCCTCTCGATCTCCTCCATGATTAGCTTTACCCTATTTCAATGATCAGTCAGAAGCGAAAATTCTAGAGGCAAATGATCTTCTGAGAGAGTAGTTGATGAACATTGAAGGTAAACACAAGCAATTTATTTGCAACTGCTTTAAAGGTAAGACTTGGAAGCGCCTACGTTTGAATATCCATTTTGAACAGAAACAACAGAATAGACGACCGAAGTAACCTTTCCAACACAACAAGGTCTCCGTGAATAGAATTCGATAACAATTGTGTACTCCCCTCTTCTCACAAAATGAAAACTCTGCCTAATATATATAAAACGAATGGAAGCATGAAAAATCTTAAGGAACCGTTATGAAGCTTGAAAGGGAATGCTTTTAAAGGTTAAAAGATGGAAATGTTTCTTTGCTTAATCTGACCTGGGCCATCTGGCTAAGCTTCAGTTCAGCTAAATTTGAATAAGCATATAAAACACTGTTCTTGACTAGCATATCAGACCATACTGCTTCCAATTAAACATCAAACCACCAAAAGGTGAATCTATCATTGTGAACTCTCCATTTAGTCGAGATATTACTCCTTAAATACTATGAACATAAAACAATAACACCAACCTTTCTGGAAGCCGAGCACTTGAATTTGGATTGCCAGTTGAAGCATCTGAAACATCAAATGAGAGGTAATATCAAGCAGATAATCTCACTTCCCGTAAAGTGCTGCATTTATTCATTCTGAGAATTCTACCAAGGGCAGTCAGCTATTCTATTGAAACATGAAATGCGCAACAATTAGTGCTGTTCGTCCTGAAGGCTATCAATATAGGCATTCTATCCACATATCTTTAgtggaaaaacaaacaaatcgtTGGCCATGATGTGCAATTACGCTTGTACTTCATGCttatcattaaaaaaaagggcTACTTGACCCCAAATCCTAGGTTGCAAATATACACTGCAAGGAGTAATAGAGCAATGGTTGCaaatggagagaaagagagggtgTGTCTACATGACTGACCAATATCATCTACCAAAAAGGCATTTGTTAACGTATCACATTTAGCTTTTAAACGACCCTCAATTTCACGGAAAAGCGGCATCTGGTACTCAGCCATGTCCTACAATCAAAAAGACATAAGAGCATAAGAGTAGTCCTCATTAACTTATCAAAGGGTTCACTCAGAAGAACAGAAAGAGGACGACATAAGAGTATCCAAATATGGCTCATAATATTAGCTGCTGTGTACACACCGTAACATTCTCTTGAagaaaaaaccaaccaaaaacatACGTTTGCGGATGGATAGAACAAATATCAGTAAATATGGACAAAATAATTTGTCTAATCCATGTATCAATACCATACCAAGGATACAGGTGCTTGCTGGAGCTGAGTTTGCCATAAATAAGCAGGTGTTATTCCGAGGAATCTATTAGGAACACCACCAACTCCAGGTTCAACTGCATCAGTAGTGCTACTAGAAAGTGCATTATTTCCAGCAGCACCGGTGCTAATTGAAGACATATTCGTGTAATTTGTTGAATTTGAGCTCGAGGTGATTGTGCTATCAAGTGAACTTCTTGACATTACACTCCATTTTTCAATCTCTTCCTCGTGAATCTCACCATCCTTGGAAATCAGAGGAAGCCTCAATTTTTGAGCTGCTTCTGAAACAACAAGCCGGTGCTCAACAGCCTCATAAACCTGAAATACAATGGATCCATTATCATATTTCCCTTCATTTCTTAGTAAGGCAAACAAGATTCCTGATGGCGGTTCTCATCATTTTAAGACCACCAAATTGCCAGAAGAACAAGATCGTGTGTCAAGGAAGAAAACGGCACTTCTTTTTCAACTTCCCAAAGGCAAAATTTGGGCAATTCGTTCTTTAGTAATTGACAAAACACATTATAATAAAGAAGTTAAAACAGCATTCTAGTTTCAACTTCCTAATAAAGGCTAGTATTGTACAATCTGTTTTGTAACTTATAAATTTTCAACATTGTTCACAATGAATTCCAAAACAAGGCTCCTGCTTGTAATACCAGAGAAATTATACATTTGACAGATGCAAGTTACTTAAGGGCCAATTCTTTCAATACAAGAGCACCTAATATGcttaaacaaaacacaaaaaaccaaATTCTAGTAATAGGTCTAAGAGGCTAAAAACTGCTTGAAacaagaacaaattaaaaaccTGAGGAGAGTTCTTCAAACCAAGTTGCGAGTATAGACCCTGGACATCTCGAACACCTCCAAGGTTAGCCACTGAAATGGCTTGCTGATAATCTTCCACCATCGCTATTACCTCACAGTATATTGCCTGAAATAACACCACCACAACAAATCCATTCACCATCAACTAATTAATACATAGGGTTTGTTCGGAAcctagggaaaagaaaagaaaaagaagtgaaaattataaattttctCGATTGTTTGGTTCGGGaagaaaaaggggagaaaataGCAAACTAAAGTATTGAGCACAGTATATTTTTCCTTGCACTTTTCTCCCACCttccttcttaattattttcaatttgtttggaacttaaggaaaggaagggaaaagaaaggaaaattaaaaaaaaaattccttctattgtttggttgaaagagaaagagagaagaaaataaaaacttcaagTTTTGTGAATAGTACAATTTCCCTCCCATTTCCCTCTCATTCCcctcccattttcttttcttttcctttctcccaTTTTCCCTAAGTACCAAACAAAGGTTTATTTTCTCTTATCTCAGTTTCTCCAAGTTCCCAACACAGTGTAAAAATATATCCTAAAAAGCAATCACATTTATAAACCCTAGCGGAATTCAAATCCCAAATGGGTGGAATCATCAGTTTAAAAAGGTACCATGGATTCCAAGTAACGCAATCTCTCTCTCGACATTTCCTCTCTCGCCTGCAACGCCGATCATTCCATCAATGAGAGacaataatattaaaaatatcGTGCGAACCATGTCATATGAAAAATGTGGGTATGTATATATCTGACTGTGTGCGTGCGtgcgtgtttgtgtgtgtgtattgagagagagagagagagagagagagagagagagagagagagagagagagagagagagtacgagTTGGAGATCGTGGAAGGCGGATTTGGAGACGAGAGATCCATCGGGGGCCAAGCAGTGGCGCTCCAACTGATCGATGAGTTGAGTGACGTCCGAGGGAAGGTTTTGCCCACCTCCAATTCCCTtcaccatttctctctctctctctctctctctctctcactggtATTTTGAAAGAAATAGGAGACCCGCTTGGCCGGCAACAAAACTAACTATAGTGAAATCCGAGACTGGACTGGTACATTTCGGTTTTTCGGGTGCCGACGAAACGAAATAAGCCTTAAAATAACTGATTgttctaaaaataaataaaatttctttcgTCAATTCCAAACTTTTTTTAACAATAAGACCAacttttttcagaaaattactccTATTACAGTACAAAACTCGCAAAGCAAAGAAATTAGTActagtaattattctgtttaTTGTATTGGATTTCTATAATTCGGTGTGTTTTTGTAAATTCTTGAATCTTTTATTTGAGACCAAATTGAAAAATACGCaactttttagaaaaattttgcaaaaatttcgttctttatttaccaataaataACTGTAAGTGCGAAAATCTTCTTGAACAACATTTCATGATACATGCAGGATCGTCTCAATACTTTCGAAATTCAACTTAATTTGTTGCCTCTTCTATCTTATATAGAGTATTACTTTTTCTGTATGTAGCACAGAGAACCTGCAATTAATGCATATCTATATAACgaatttaattaaatattcATTCTATACATGTTTTCTTTAGTTTTGCTAAGATGATGTATTATCTCCATCTAATAGAAAAAGAACAAGCAATACGTAAGTCAAAAATCAAGTAACGCCAAATTTAAAttatacattagcaaaaattaATGATTCAGACCTATTCAAAAACACTTTGcgcgaaaaaattaatttttttcgatGAAAAATCTTTGAACAAATTCATTTTAAACCGATCCGAACAATTGATTGCATTATTGGATTATTCAGATTTCGTTTATCTCCTCCCATCCAAAGCATGGATCGACAGGATCCACTCCCCTCAATTATACTCCAACTCTGTATTCCTCCAAAAACTACAGTACTTAATTCTGTAAATAATCACTCACCctaaaccgaaccaaaccaaaccaaaccaacctcAAACCCGTAGAAAAGGGTCGgtttttctctccctctccctctctctctctcgcctcttctctctccttgtCGACGAATTTgtcctctctctcgctctctcgtTTGTTGATGGAAAAAGGCAAAGCCACAGAGAATACCATTACGAGATCCTtgcaaaattttgatttccatcTCAATCGCAACATCCCCAAGTCCACCCGCA
The sequence above is drawn from the Rhododendron vialii isolate Sample 1 chromosome 6a, ASM3025357v1 genome and encodes:
- the LOC131330486 gene encoding AUGMIN subunit 4: MVKGIGGGQNLPSDVTQLIDQLERHCLAPDGSLVSKSAFHDLQLAREEMSRERLRYLESMAIYCEVIAMVEDYQQAISVANLGGVRDVQGLYSQLGLKNSPQVYEAVEHRLVVSEAAQKLRLPLISKDGEIHEEEIEKWSVMSRSSLDSTITSSSNSTNYTNMSSISTGAAGNNALSSSTTDAVEPGVGGVPNRFLGITPAYLWQTQLQQAPVSLDMAEYQMPLFREIEGRLKAKCDTLTNAFLVDDIDASTGNPNSSARLPERVKLIMEEIEREEAALREDMYSADRKMAEYYNVLEQILGVLIKLVKDLKLQHQHNYDELQKNWLCKRCETMNAKLRVLEHILLLETYTQESIPALHKIRKYLVEATEEASLAYNKAVTRLHEYQGVDPHFDAIARQYHEIVKKLENMQWTIRQVEMDLTRLPDHPGT